Below is a window of Streptomyces sp. ITFR-16 DNA.
GTGCACTCCAACGACTACGACTACGCCGCGCTGCGTCCCAACGCGGTGCCGGAGGCCCTCGCCAAGTACAAGGAGGTCTTCACCTCGACGAAGTTCCTCACCGAGCACCCGGTGGTCCGCGTCCACCCCGAGACGCGGGAGCGCGTCCTGCTGCTCGGCAACTTCGTGCAGCGGATCAGCGGGCTGACGGGCCGCGACTCCCGGGCGCTCGTCGACCTGTTCCAGTCCCACATCGAGCGCCCGGAGAACACCGTGCGCTGGGACTGGCAGGTGGGCGACGTCGCCATCTGGGACAACCGCGCCACCCAGCACTACGGCGTCGACGACTCCGACACCCACGAGCGCAAGCTCCGCCGCGTCACCATCGACGGTGACATCCCGGTCGGTGTCGACGGCCGCTCCTCCACCCTCATCAGCCCGGCGGCGGTGCCCGACCCGTCCTTCGGCATCCCCTCCGGCGCCTCGACGGCCGGTGCCGATGCGACGACCGCCGCATGAGCGCGTCCACTCCTGCCCCGGCGGGCGGCGCCGCGGCGTCGCCCGCCGGGGCGCCCCCGCAGGTGATCGTGGTCCTGACCGACCAGCAGCGCTGGGACACCGCCGGTGTGCACGGCAACCCGGCGGGTGTGACCCCCGAATTCGACCGGATCGCCCGCGAGGGCACCCTGTTCGAGCAGGCCGTCACCCCCAACCCCGTCTGTGCGCCCGCCCGTTCGGCCCTGCAGACGGGCCGCTTCCCGACCTCCACCGGCGTGTTCCGCAACGGGCTGCCGCTCCCCCAGGACATCCCGACGCTCGCCGGCGAGTTCGCGGCGGCCGGATACACCACCGGCTACATCGGGAAGTGGCATCTGGCGGGCGAGGACGGTCCTGACGGCCCCGTGGAGCCGGGCCTGCGCGGCGGCTACGAGAAGTGGCTCGCATCGGACCGGCTCGAATTCACCTCGGACGCGTACCGCACGGTGGTCCACGACGAGGACGGCACACCGGTCCGGCTGCCCGGCTACCGCTCGGACGCACTGATCGACGCGGCGATCCGGTTCGTGGCAGACCACCACGACCGCCCCTATCTGCTCTTCCTCTCCCTCCTGGAGCCGCACCACCAGAACCCCACCGACGACTACCCGGCCCCCGCCGGCTACCGGGAGCGCTACGAGGGCGCCTGGCTGCCGCCGGACCTGGCCGCGCTCGCACCGGGAGCCCCGCAGGGCGGCGCGCACCGGCATCTGGCCGGGTACCTCGGCCAGATCAAGCGGGTCGACGAGGGGGTGGGCCGGCTGCGCGACGCCCTGCGGAGCATCGGCACCGAGGACCGCACGATCCTGGCCTGGACGGCGGACCACGGCTCCCATTTCCGTACCCGCAACAGCGAGTACAAGCGCTCGGCCCACGAGGCGTCGGTCCGGGTCCCGCTCGCGCTCACCGGTCCTGGATTCACCGGCGGCGGCCTCGTCCGGCAGCCCGTCGGCACACTGGACCTGATGCCCACGCTGCTGGCCGCCGCGGGCATCGCCGTACCGGACGGTGTCCAGGGGCGTTCGCTGCTGCCGCTGACCGGTGGGGGCCGCGATCCCGGCCGGCCCGGCTCGGCGTTCGTCCAGATCAGCGAGGACCGGGTGGGCCGCGCGGTCCGCACCTCGCGCTGGAAGTACGCGGTGGAGGCGCCGGGCGCGGACGCCTGGAACGACGCGGACGCGGACAGCTACACGGAGACGGAGCTGTACGACCTGGCGGCCGATCCGTACGAGCTGGACAACCTCGCCGGACTCGACTCGCACCGCGAGGTCGCCGACGGGCTGCGCGGGGAACTCCTCGCCTGGCTGGAGCGGATCGAGGGCGCGAAGCCCGCGATCGAGCCGGCCGAGGTCCGCCCGTCGGGCCGGCGCCGCGCGGAGTCGTTCCCGGCCGGGGCGCCCTGGGAGGGGCTTCGCTTCGGCCACAGCCCGCGCCCATGACGACGCGGGGTGCCGGGCCGGGCCCGCCGGCTCCGGCACCCCGCGCTCAGGCGGTCTGCGCTCAGGCGGTCTGCGCGACGACGGCCGGGGCGGTGGTCCGGCGCGTCTTCGCCGCCCACCTCGCCACCGGTCCCAGCGCGTACGAGGCGGCGAGGACCAGCGCGCCGAGCAGCAGCCAGCCCGCCGTGCCCCAGCCGATGAGCAGCGCGGTGAGCAGCAGCGGCCCCAGGGTGCGCGCGACGGTGACACCGGTGCCGAAGAAGCCCTGGTACTCCCCGACGCGGCCCGCCGGTGCCAGAGCGAAGGCGAGCTGCCAGGAGCCCGCCGAGTGGAACATCTCGGCGGCGACCAGGAGCAAGGAGCCGCCGACCAGCGCCGCCGCCGCGCCCCACGGCGAACCGGCCGCCGAGAGGGCGAAGACGGCGCAGGTGAGGAGCATCAGCCGGCCGGACCGGCGCAGCGCGCGGGCGGCCGTGGGCAGGCCGCGCACGGAGCGTGCGGTGCGGACCTGGAAGAGCATCACGGCCCCGGTGTTGAGGACGAAGAGCGCGGAGACCAGCCACTCGGGGGCGGTGGTCCGCTCGGTGATCCAGAGCGGCAGGCCGAGGCTGAGCAGCGGCATGCGCAGGAGCAGCACGGTGTTGAGCAGGGTGACGACGGCGTAGGGCCGGTCGCGGAGCACTTCGAGCTTCGCGCCCCGCTCCCCCGCCACCGGCGCCACGGCCGGCAGCCTCAGCAGGACGAGGCCGCAGAGCAGAAAGCTCACGGCGTCGACGGCGAAGACTCCGAGGTACGCGGCGGTGGTCCCGGCGGACAGGGCGAGCCCGCCGAGCGCGGCGCCCACGGCGAGGCCGGCGTTGAGGGTCGACTGGAGATGGGCGAGGGCGCCGGTGCGCCGCTCGTCGGGGACGAGGCCCGCGAGGAGCGCCTGCCGGGCGGCGGCGAGTCCGGACTGCGCGGTGGCGTAGACACAGGCCGCCGCGAGGAACAGCCAGAAGTCCCGTACGACCAGGAAGGACGCGACGGCGAGGCCGGTCGTCAGGGCGAGCAGCACCGCCGTGCCCCGGGGTCCCCGCCGGTCCGCGAGCCGGCCGAGCGGCACCCCGGCCACCGATCCGACCGCCCAGGCCGCCGTGAGGCCGAGCCCGATCCGGGCGGGGGCGAGCCCGACGACATGGGTGAAGTAGAGGGCCGAGGTGACGTAGTAGGCGCCGTCACCGACAGAGTTGCTCAACTGGGCGAGCGACAGGGTGCGTTGAGGTCCGGCGGGCGGCAGAAGGTTCGGCATGCCGTTGACACTAGGGGGCAGGCGGCTCACTCGCATGGGGCATTCACGCGTCATGGGAGTGGGCCACTTCGCCGGACTGGACTTGCGGGTCCATTTTTGCGTTCCTACGGTGACCTGACCTCGCCGCGGCACACGAGCCGCGGTGACGGCTCGCAGAGAGGCACACCTGATGCACGCGATCCACATCACCCGGCACGGCGGCCCGGAGGTCATGACCTGGACCGAACTGCCGGACCCCGCACCCGCCCCCGGTCAGGCCCTGGTCCGGCTCGGCGCCGCCGGGGTGAACTTCATGGACGTGGGCGCCCGCAAGGCCGGCGGCGGGGGCTGGGCCGCGCCGACCGTGCTCGGCGCCGAGGGGATGGGGTACGTGACCGCGCTCGGCGAGGGTGTCGAGGGGCTGGCGGTCGGTGACCGGGTGGCCTGGTTCTACCACCCCGGCAGCTACGCGGAGGTCCTGGCCGTCCCGGCGGAGAGGCTGGTCAGGGTACCCGACGAGGTGCCGGACGAGACGGCGGCCGCGGTGATGATGCAGGGGCTCACCGCCAACCACTTCACCACCGAGACGTACGCCGTCGGCCCCGGCGACACGGCCGTGGTGCATGCCGCCGCCGGTGGCGTGGGGCTGCTGCTGACCCAGATGATCAAGGCGCGTGGCGGCCGGGTCATCGGCCTGGTGTCCCGGGCGGAGAAGGCGGCTGTCGCCGAGGAGGCCGGTGCGGACCATGTCCTGGTGTCGTCCGGGGCCGGGTTCGAGGACCGGGTGCGGGAGCTGACGGACGGCGAGGGTGCCCATGTCGTGTACGACGGCGGCGGGACCTCGACGTTCCGGTCCTCGCAGCTGGCCCTGCGGCTGCACGGGGTGCATGCCTACTACGGCCCCTTCATGGGCGTACCGTCGCTCTCGGTGACCGATCTGCCGAGCAGCATCCTGCTGTCGTACCCGACCGTGCAGGACCATGTCCCCACCCGGGAGGCGCTGGTCGCCCGGACCGGGGAGGTCTTCGCGATGGTGCGGGAGGGGAAGCTGTCGCCGCGCATCGGCGGGCGGTACGCGCTCTCGGACGCGGCGCGGGCCCACAGCGACCTGGAGTCCCGCCGGACCACCGGAAAGCTGCTGCTCATCCCCTGACCCACCCGCACCCGCGGCGACCGCGAGAGAAGGAGAGACAGCGTGACGTTGACCCCCAAGGGCGCCGCGACCAAGCAGCGCATCGTCGAGGGAGCCGCCGCGGCGGTCCGGCGGCACGGTGTGTTCACGCTGACGCTCGACGACGTCCTGGCGCTCACGGCGACCAGCAAGAGCCAGCTGTTCCACTACTTTCCCGGCGGGAAGGACGAGCTGATGCTGGCCGTCGCCCGCCACGAGGCGGACCGGGTGATCGGCGACCAGCAGCCGGAGCTGAGCGCCCTCACCTCGTGGCCCGCCTGGCTGAGCTGGCGCGACAAGGTCGTCGCCCGCTACCGCGAGCAGGGCCGGGAGTGCCCGCTCGACATCGCGGTCTCCGGGATCGGACCGGCCTCGTCGGGCGCGCAGGCCGTCGCCACCGAGCTGCTGGAGCGCTGGCAGGGCGAACTGGCCGCCGGTATCCGGCACATGCAGTCGATCGGGGAGATCGACGCCGACCGGGACCCGGACCGCTCGGCGGCGGCGCTGCTGGCCGGGATCCAGGGCGGTGTGGTGATCCTGCTGTCCACCGGCCGCCCGGGGCATCTGGAGGCGGCCCTCGACCAGGGCATCGACGATCTGCGCCGCCGGGCACGCACCGGAAGCGGAAGGCCGTGAAACAGGCCGGCTGCTAAGGTCGACACGCTGTTCAGCGTGTGACGGAGCATGTGACGAGGAGACCGGACATGGCAGGCGACGACGACATCTCCGGGTGATACCCGGATGTGACCGGCCACCGCGGGCGCCCAGGGCGCTGCCGCGCGGCCATCTCGTCGTTCCCTTCGGCCATTTCTCCGGGAGGCGTTTCTCGCCGACCCCGGAATCCCACACGCGAGGTTCCCCGCATGCCCGACGCATCCGTCATCTGCTCCGGCCTCTCCTTCTCCTGGCCCGACGACACCCCCGTCCTCAGCGGCCTGTCCTTCGCCGTGGGCCCCGGCCGCACCGGGCTCGTCGCGCCCAATGGATCCGGCAAGTCCACCCTGCTCAAGCTCATCGCCGGTGAGCTGCGTCCCACCGGCGGCTCGGTCGCCGTGGAGGGCACCCTCGGCTACCTCCCCCAGAGCCTTCCGCTGACCGGTGATCTGTCGGTGGCGCAGGTCCTGGGCGTCGACGCGGTGATCCGCGCGCTGGACGCCGTCGAGTCGGGCGACGTGGACGAGAAGCACTTCGCGGTCATCGGCGACGACTGGGACATCGAGGAGCGCACCCGTGCCCAGCTCGACCGGCTCGGGCTCGGAGGCATCGCGCTGGACCGGAGCATCGGCAGCCTCAGCGGCGGCCAGGCCGTCTCGCTCGGTCTGGCGGCGCAGTTGCTGAGGCGGCCCGACGTCCTGCTGCTCGACGAGCCGACGAACAACCTGGACCTCGACGCCCGGCACACCCTCCACGACGCGCTGGAGGCATGGAGCGGCACGCTCCTCCTCGTCAGCCACGACCGCGCCCTCCTCGACCGCATGGACCGCATCGCGGAGCTCGACGCGAGCGAACTGCGGCTGTACGGAGGCAACTTCACTGTGTACGAGGAAGCCGTGCGGGCCGAGCGCGAGGTGGCCGAGAAGAACGTCCGCAACGCCGAGCAGGAGCTGAAGCGGGAGAAGCGCGAGATGCAGCAGGCCCGCGAACGGGCCGAGCGCCGGGCGAGCAACGCGGCCCGCAACCTCAAGAGCGCGGGCCTGCCGCGCATCTTCGCCGGCACCATGAAGCGGGGCGCCCAGGAGTCCGCGGGCCGGGCCGGACAGACCCACGCCGCCCGGGTCGGCGAGGCCCGGGCCCGTCTGGACGAGGCCGGGCGTGCCGTGTGCGACGACCGGCACATCACCCTCGACCTGCCGGACACCGATGTCCCGGCCGGACGCACGGTGCTCCTCGGTGAGGGGTTGCGGGTCCGCTACGACGGCCGGGAGCAGTTCTCCGGCCAGGGAGTCGACCTGGCGATCCGCGGCCCCGAGCGCATCGCCCTCACGGGTCCCAACGGGGCGGGCAAGAGCACCCTGTTGCGGCTGATCAACGGCGATCTGGCGCTGGACGGCGGTCACATCAGGCGGGCGGACGGGCGGATCGCGTACCTCTCGCAGCGGCTCGACCTGCTCGACCCCGACCGCACGGTGGCCGAGAACTTCGCCGCGTTCGCCCCGCACCGCACGGAGGCGGAGCGGATGAACCTGCTCGCGCGCTTCCTCTTCCGCGGCGACGGCGCCCATCTGCCCGTGGGGGTGCTGTCGGGCGGCGAACGGCTGCGGGCCACCCTGGCCTGTGTCCTGTGCGCCGAACCGGCCCCGCAGCTGCTGCTCCTGGACGAGCCGACCAACAACCTCGACCTGGTCAGCGCCGACCGGCTGGAGAGCGCGCTCGGCTCCTACCGGGGAGCGTTCGTGGTCGTCAGCCACGACGAGAAGTTCCTCGACCGGATCGGGGTGAACCGCTGGCTGCGGCTGGCGGACGGTGAGCTCTGGAGACCGGGGCGCCGCGGACATGACGCGCTGACGTGCCGTCCAGGCCCGCGCCCGAGGCGACCGCCCGGCGGGCCCAGAACCGTTCACACCGGAGGCAGACCGTGTCACCGTCCGCACTGCTCGCCCATGACCTCGTCCGCACCCTCGGCACCGCACGCGTGCTCGACGGCGTATCGCTCACCGCTTCCCCCGGCCACCGCATCGGCCTGATCGGGGAGAACGGTGTCGGCAAGTCGACCCTGCTGCGGCTGCTGGCCGGGGCGGACCGACCCGACGCCGGCCGCGTCACCCGGCCCGCCGATGTGGGCTTCCTGCACCAGGAGATGGCGTTCGAAGCCGGATCCACCGTCGCCGACGTCCTCGACGACGCCCTCCGCGAGGCGCGGGCCGACCTCGCGGAGCTCGACCGGCTCGGCGGGCTGCTGGCCCGCACGCCCCAGGACGACCCGTCCTGCGCCGGGCTCCTGGAGACCTACGGCCGACGGCTCGAACAGGCGCAGGAGCGGGAGACCTGGGACGCGGACCGGCGGGCCGCCGTGCTGCTCACCGGTCTCGGCCTCGCCTCCCTGGGGCACGGGCGGACGCTCGGTTCGCTCTCGGGCGGG
It encodes the following:
- a CDS encoding quinone oxidoreductase; this translates as MHAIHITRHGGPEVMTWTELPDPAPAPGQALVRLGAAGVNFMDVGARKAGGGGWAAPTVLGAEGMGYVTALGEGVEGLAVGDRVAWFYHPGSYAEVLAVPAERLVRVPDEVPDETAAAVMMQGLTANHFTTETYAVGPGDTAVVHAAAGGVGLLLTQMIKARGGRVIGLVSRAEKAAVAEEAGADHVLVSSGAGFEDRVRELTDGEGAHVVYDGGGTSTFRSSQLALRLHGVHAYYGPFMGVPSLSVTDLPSSILLSYPTVQDHVPTREALVARTGEVFAMVREGKLSPRIGGRYALSDAARAHSDLESRRTTGKLLLIP
- a CDS encoding TetR family transcriptional regulator C-terminal domain-containing protein; its protein translation is MTLTPKGAATKQRIVEGAAAAVRRHGVFTLTLDDVLALTATSKSQLFHYFPGGKDELMLAVARHEADRVIGDQQPELSALTSWPAWLSWRDKVVARYREQGRECPLDIAVSGIGPASSGAQAVATELLERWQGELAAGIRHMQSIGEIDADRDPDRSAAALLAGIQGGVVILLSTGRPGHLEAALDQGIDDLRRRARTGSGRP
- a CDS encoding MFS transporter codes for the protein MPNLLPPAGPQRTLSLAQLSNSVGDGAYYVTSALYFTHVVGLAPARIGLGLTAAWAVGSVAGVPLGRLADRRGPRGTAVLLALTTGLAVASFLVVRDFWLFLAAACVYATAQSGLAAARQALLAGLVPDERRTGALAHLQSTLNAGLAVGAALGGLALSAGTTAAYLGVFAVDAVSFLLCGLVLLRLPAVAPVAGERGAKLEVLRDRPYAVVTLLNTVLLLRMPLLSLGLPLWITERTTAPEWLVSALFVLNTGAVMLFQVRTARSVRGLPTAARALRRSGRLMLLTCAVFALSAAGSPWGAAAALVGGSLLLVAAEMFHSAGSWQLAFALAPAGRVGEYQGFFGTGVTVARTLGPLLLTALLIGWGTAGWLLLGALVLAASYALGPVARWAAKTRRTTAPAVVAQTA
- a CDS encoding sulfatase-like hydrolase/transferase; amino-acid sequence: MSASTPAPAGGAAASPAGAPPQVIVVLTDQQRWDTAGVHGNPAGVTPEFDRIAREGTLFEQAVTPNPVCAPARSALQTGRFPTSTGVFRNGLPLPQDIPTLAGEFAAAGYTTGYIGKWHLAGEDGPDGPVEPGLRGGYEKWLASDRLEFTSDAYRTVVHDEDGTPVRLPGYRSDALIDAAIRFVADHHDRPYLLFLSLLEPHHQNPTDDYPAPAGYRERYEGAWLPPDLAALAPGAPQGGAHRHLAGYLGQIKRVDEGVGRLRDALRSIGTEDRTILAWTADHGSHFRTRNSEYKRSAHEASVRVPLALTGPGFTGGGLVRQPVGTLDLMPTLLAAAGIAVPDGVQGRSLLPLTGGGRDPGRPGSAFVQISEDRVGRAVRTSRWKYAVEAPGADAWNDADADSYTETELYDLAADPYELDNLAGLDSHREVADGLRGELLAWLERIEGAKPAIEPAEVRPSGRRRAESFPAGAPWEGLRFGHSPRP
- a CDS encoding TauD/TfdA family dioxygenase, producing the protein MSSTTTAPAPALTVQKLGGRIGAVISGVRLGGDLAPETVAAVREALLANKVVFFRGQDHLDEDSHEAFGRLLGTPVAHPTVPSADGRYSLGIDSDHGGRANQWHTDVTFVPAYPAFSILRAVVIPPYGGNTLWSNTAAAYAELPEQLRALADSLRAVHSNDYDYAALRPNAVPEALAKYKEVFTSTKFLTEHPVVRVHPETRERVLLLGNFVQRISGLTGRDSRALVDLFQSHIERPENTVRWDWQVGDVAIWDNRATQHYGVDDSDTHERKLRRVTIDGDIPVGVDGRSSTLISPAAVPDPSFGIPSGASTAGADATTAA